Proteins encoded in a region of the Halobacteriovoraceae bacterium genome:
- a CDS encoding glycosyltransferase family 4 protein: protein MNVLMLTLRSDMGGGPKHLLQLAQSIKKDAPHIRIFSASPLDPPFGEELKKLSFQHIELEHRTFRLKYLIKILKLCKQYNISTVHSHGRGAGVYSRPCKFLGINVIHTFHGIHQENNLIGLMKHFLDIFLKSLTDKFICVSDDEHKEALRANMCDKKSVVVIRNGIDVAEYNTEYKINRERLVLGTLARFNFQKGLDILIDYIGQYKHDYPHTRFEFLLAGDGELRIKLEEKISLKNLNDSIKLLGVMEPTAFLNSLTIYISFARWEGLPLSVLEAMAMRRPCLLSNVTGHTQFAKNSSVELFNLDQYDEFKNKLTNLINSEDILQKLSSNGRKLIEDEYSLKKMVEYTIKLYK, encoded by the coding sequence ATGAATGTTTTAATGTTAACACTACGCTCGGATATGGGTGGTGGCCCTAAACATCTTCTCCAACTTGCACAAAGCATTAAAAAAGATGCTCCTCATATTCGTATATTTTCTGCTTCACCACTAGATCCACCATTTGGAGAAGAGCTTAAAAAACTTTCATTTCAACATATAGAGTTGGAGCATCGTACATTCAGATTGAAGTATCTAATTAAGATTTTAAAATTGTGTAAGCAATACAATATTTCAACAGTTCATTCCCATGGAAGAGGCGCTGGAGTTTATTCTAGGCCTTGTAAGTTTTTAGGGATTAATGTTATTCATACATTTCATGGGATTCATCAAGAAAATAATCTTATTGGTTTAATGAAACATTTTTTAGATATCTTTTTGAAAAGTTTAACTGACAAATTTATTTGTGTTTCAGATGATGAACATAAAGAGGCACTTCGCGCAAATATGTGTGATAAAAAAAGTGTCGTTGTGATTAGAAATGGGATTGATGTTGCTGAATATAATACTGAATACAAGATTAATCGCGAACGTTTAGTGTTGGGAACTTTGGCCAGATTTAATTTTCAAAAGGGATTAGATATTCTTATCGATTATATCGGGCAATATAAGCACGATTATCCACATACACGTTTTGAATTTCTATTAGCTGGAGATGGAGAGCTAAGAATTAAACTTGAAGAAAAAATTTCACTAAAAAATTTAAATGATTCAATCAAGCTTTTAGGCGTCATGGAACCAACGGCCTTTTTAAATTCTTTAACTATTTATATTAGTTTTGCGAGATGGGAAGGACTGCCACTTTCAGTGCTTGAGGCCATGGCCATGAGACGTCCATGTTTATTATCAAATGTGACAGGACACACTCAATTTGCGAAGAATTCATCGGTAGAACTTTTTAATCTTGATCAATACGATGAATTTAAAAACAAACTAACTAATCTCATCAATTCCGAAGATATCTTACAAAAATTATCGTCAAATGGAAGAAAATTAATTGAAGACGAATATTCTCTCAAAAAAATGGTGGAATATACAATAAAGCTCTATAAATAA
- a CDS encoding glycosyltransferase, protein MDIDVLLFNYSKNTGGAGIATERLYDALCKKKIQARLINAHKRKHLSTFFDKIPNKIFQKKPGALWSNGLFSSINIKGHIKSEKQIIHLNWINNGLISIDQVSKIKNPIIWTLHDLWPVTGGCHVVGECRQFESSCENCPLFNQHFIEIAKYLFKKKQRIFGLPNITLTVPSQWMLEMVKKSALGHNSQIEIIPNGIDPHMFKRIKNKDILSKYNISESKMTLLFGANDLLLDKNKGVDLLDEALKILNVFDIELVLLGADNPGQYFKNINTVCIPKLEKYEDLIALYSSVSLVCVPSRVESFGLMALESLQCETPVVAFDFSGTKDIINHKVNGYLARSFDTEDFALGISYIIENIKKLDMETKNENFYIDNVANKFIKLYESLL, encoded by the coding sequence TTGGATATTGATGTCTTGCTTTTTAATTATTCTAAAAATACCGGAGGAGCTGGCATAGCGACTGAACGACTGTATGACGCACTTTGCAAAAAGAAGATCCAGGCCAGACTCATCAATGCTCATAAGAGAAAACATTTATCAACTTTTTTTGATAAAATACCCAATAAAATATTTCAAAAAAAACCTGGGGCACTATGGTCCAATGGACTGTTTTCTAGCATTAATATTAAGGGCCATATTAAAAGTGAAAAACAGATCATCCATCTCAATTGGATTAACAACGGTCTGATTTCTATCGATCAAGTCAGTAAAATAAAAAATCCGATCATTTGGACTCTACATGATTTATGGCCAGTAACAGGTGGTTGTCACGTAGTAGGTGAGTGTCGCCAATTTGAATCATCTTGTGAAAATTGTCCACTTTTTAATCAACATTTTATAGAAATCGCAAAGTATTTGTTTAAAAAGAAGCAACGAATCTTTGGACTCCCTAATATCACTTTAACTGTGCCAAGTCAGTGGATGCTTGAAATGGTTAAAAAATCTGCATTGGGTCATAATTCACAAATTGAGATTATCCCCAATGGGATTGATCCTCATATGTTTAAAAGAATAAAGAATAAAGATATTCTTAGTAAATATAATATTTCTGAAAGTAAAATGACCCTTCTATTTGGTGCTAATGATTTATTGTTAGATAAAAATAAAGGTGTTGACCTACTCGATGAGGCCCTTAAGATTTTGAATGTTTTTGATATTGAGCTTGTGTTACTCGGAGCAGATAATCCTGGGCAGTATTTTAAGAATATAAATACAGTGTGTATTCCGAAGCTAGAAAAGTATGAAGATTTGATTGCTCTTTATTCTAGTGTGAGTCTAGTTTGTGTACCTTCAAGAGTTGAATCATTTGGACTTATGGCCCTAGAATCTCTTCAGTGTGAAACTCCAGTTGTAGCTTTTGACTTTTCTGGAACCAAAGACATTATCAATCATAAAGTGAATGGATATTTGGCCAGATCTTTTGATACTGAAGATTTCGCTTTAGGTATTTCTTATATAATTGAAAATATAAAAAAATTAGATATGGAAACTAAAAATGAGAATTTTTATATAGATAATGTGGCCAATAAATTTATTAAATTATACGAGTCTCTTTTATGA
- a CDS encoding GDP-L-fucose synthase, whose translation MNKTDRILVLGPKGLVGSAIVRELKRLSYKDILTPDRTTLDLTQQKEVLSYFETYKPHYVFLAAAKVGGIMANNIYRADFIHQNLMIQNNVFEAAHINKVKRLLFLGSSCIYPKECPQPMKEESLLTGPLEPTNEPYAIAKIAGLKTAESFRRQYGDQFYSVMPTNLYGVNDNYDLENSHVIPGLIARFFKAKSDGDKTFKVWGSGMPKREFLYVDDMARACVYVMNYTNELPDLINIGTGEDISIKDLAIMLKDKVGFEGELLFDTSKPDGTMKKLLDISKIKSLGWAPEVSLDEGLNLAVNFYRENYL comes from the coding sequence ATGAATAAAACAGATCGTATTCTTGTTTTGGGGCCTAAAGGCCTGGTTGGATCAGCAATTGTAAGAGAACTTAAACGCTTATCCTATAAAGATATACTTACCCCCGACAGAACGACCTTAGATCTAACTCAGCAAAAGGAAGTACTAAGTTATTTTGAAACCTACAAACCTCATTATGTTTTTTTAGCGGCCGCCAAAGTTGGTGGTATTATGGCCAACAATATTTATAGGGCCGATTTTATTCACCAAAACTTGATGATTCAAAACAATGTTTTTGAAGCTGCTCATATAAATAAAGTTAAAAGATTACTCTTTTTAGGGTCTTCTTGTATTTATCCCAAAGAATGTCCCCAACCAATGAAAGAAGAGTCACTACTTACAGGCCCTCTAGAACCAACAAATGAACCCTATGCTATTGCAAAAATTGCTGGTCTTAAAACGGCCGAAAGTTTTCGAAGACAATATGGGGACCAGTTTTATAGTGTGATGCCAACAAACCTTTACGGGGTTAATGATAACTATGATCTCGAAAACTCACATGTTATTCCTGGATTAATTGCCCGTTTTTTTAAAGCTAAGTCAGATGGTGATAAAACTTTTAAAGTCTGGGGTAGTGGAATGCCAAAAAGGGAGTTTCTCTATGTTGATGATATGGCCCGCGCGTGTGTCTATGTGATGAACTATACAAATGAACTACCAGATTTAATCAATATTGGAACAGGTGAAGATATTTCAATTAAAGATTTGGCCATCATGCTAAAAGATAAAGTTGGATTTGAAGGTGAACTACTCTTTGATACAAGTAAACCAGATGGAACGATGAAAAAGCTTTTGGACATATCAAAAATAAAATCTTTGGGTTGGGCGCCTGAAGTTTCTCTTGATGAGGGACTTAATTTGGCCGTCAATTTTTATAGAGAAAATTATTTATAG
- a CDS encoding glycosyltransferase, translating to MIVSIITLSFNSENTIVKTIESILKQDYLDIEHVFIDNCSSDNTINLIHNMYESTNRKYKLISEKDKGISDGFNKGILNSTGEVIVFLNSDDSYIGNDVISRVMEIFEGNSVDFVHGDMIFEDKYFGTNIRKPLLCSLEYALPYNHPTFFVRRRVYDEIGLFDLKYKFTMDYDLICRMYKTPDQPKFKGVYLKGEPLVKMMAGGVSWKYELRSIIEVEEILEKYAFLTPKAKAFQRQRKFRIRLKSYLARFGLSSFVKMWRRLKWDH from the coding sequence ATGATAGTATCAATAATAACCCTTAGCTTTAATTCAGAAAATACAATTGTAAAAACAATAGAATCTATATTGAAACAAGATTACCTAGATATCGAGCATGTGTTCATTGATAATTGTTCTTCAGATAATACAATTAATTTGATTCACAATATGTATGAATCAACAAATAGAAAGTACAAACTAATCTCTGAAAAAGATAAAGGCATATCAGATGGTTTTAATAAGGGTATTTTAAATTCAACTGGTGAAGTTATCGTTTTTTTAAATTCCGATGATTCCTATATCGGAAATGATGTCATATCAAGAGTAATGGAAATTTTTGAAGGTAATTCTGTCGATTTTGTTCATGGAGATATGATCTTTGAAGATAAATATTTTGGAACAAATATTAGAAAACCACTTTTATGTTCATTGGAATATGCTCTTCCCTATAATCACCCAACATTTTTTGTACGAAGAAGAGTTTATGATGAAATAGGACTATTTGATTTGAAGTACAAATTTACTATGGACTACGATTTGATCTGTAGGATGTATAAAACTCCAGATCAACCCAAGTTTAAAGGTGTTTATTTAAAAGGTGAACCATTAGTAAAAATGATGGCCGGCGGAGTATCTTGGAAATATGAACTAAGATCAATTATTGAAGTCGAAGAAATCTTAGAAAAATACGCTTTTCTAACTCCTAAGGCCAAAGCATTTCAGAGACAAAGAAAATTCAGAATAAGATTAAAATCTTACCTTGCAAGATTTGGACTCAGCTCTTTTGTCAAAATGTGGAGACGTTTAAAATGGGATCACTAG